Proteins encoded in a region of the Acipenser ruthenus chromosome 11, fAciRut3.2 maternal haplotype, whole genome shotgun sequence genome:
- the LOC131739340 gene encoding LOW QUALITY PROTEIN: uncharacterized protein LOC131739340 (The sequence of the model RefSeq protein was modified relative to this genomic sequence to represent the inferred CDS: inserted 2 bases in 1 codon; substituted 1 base at 1 genomic stop codon), producing the protein MELNVKTDIKEYFSEEWADRMPFFKDVFKRSHFLQIFLMLHLCPPHPGASGCFCXQRTXKVRNVVSYIDTKCHELFIPGRDICIDDSTIGFKGRIIFKCYNPQKPTKWGMRVFVLADCETGCVSAIVPSLLWQPNNRLPAETCRFHQELFFTCVKHCCRQQMDMAFFHLFTDSFYTGYDLAMELLKIKIYLTGTVIASLTKTYHGKTAW; encoded by the exons ATGGAACTGaatgtaaaaacagacataaaagaATATTTCTCAGAGGAATGGGCCGACAGAATGCCATTTTTCAAAGATGTATTCAAGAGATCACATTTCTTGCAGATATTTTTGATGCTGCACCTTTGCCCTCCCCACCCAGGTGCCTCAGGCTGCTTTTGTTAGCAGAGGAC AAAGGTCAGGAATGTGGTCAGCTACATAGACACAAAATGCCATGAGCTATTTATCCCAGGTAGAGACATTTGCATAGATGACAGCACCATTGGCTTCAAAGGAAGGATTATCTTCAAGTGCTACAATCCTCAGAAGCCTACCAAGTGGGGGATGCGTGTGTTTGTTTTAGCTGACTGTGAAACTGGTTGTGTCTCTGCTATTGTTCCTTCCTTACTTTGGCAGCCCAACAACAGACTCCCTGCTGAGACATGCCGTTTTCATCAAGAATTGTTCTTCACCTGTGTGAAACATTGCTGCAGACAACAAATGGACATggctttctttcatttgtttacagACAGCTTTTACACAGGTTACGACCTGGCCATGGaactgctaaaaataaaaatctatcttACTGGAACAGTAATTGCCAGCCTTACAAAAACTTATCATGGCAAAACTGCATGGTAA